TAAATCTTCAGACATCCATTTCAAAACCCTTGATGGCAATCAAAGCGTGGAAACGATTGAAATAGAGATCATATTGCCTAAATAGTCAATCAACGAATGAAAAGCAATTTCCAATACAGCGCGCTAGAGAATATCCCTAAAGCCTTTGATACGCTCAAAGACCCCCCTAAAAAGCTCTATGGTGTGGGCGATATAAAGCTTTTAGATGCGCCTTTAAAAGTGGCTATCATAGGCACAAGAAGACCCACCCCTTACAGCAAGCAACACACCATCACTCTAGCCAGAGAGCTTGCTAAAAATGGCGCGGTTATTGTGAGTGGAGGAGCGTTAGGCGTGGATATTATCGCTCAAGAAAACGCCTTACCCAAAACGATCATGCTTTCGCCTTGCAGTTTGGATTTTATCTATCCCACGAACAATCATAAAGTGATCCAAGAAATCGCGCAAAACGGCTTGATTTTAAGCGAATATGAAAAGGATTTTATGCCCATTAAAGGCTCTTTTTTAGCCAGAAACCGCCTGGTGATCGCTTTAAGTGATGCAATAATTATCACTCAAGCGGATTTAAAAAGCGGCTCTATGAGCAGCGCTAGATTAGCCCAAAAGTATCAAAAACCCTTATTTGTTTTACCCCAGCGCCTGAATGAGAGCGATGGCACTAATGAGCTTTTAGAAAAAGGGCAGGCTCAAGGGATATTTAATATTCAAAATTTTATAAATACCCTTTTAAAAGACTACCATTTAAAAGAAATGCCTGAAATGGAAGATGAATTTTTAGAATATTGCGCGAAAAACCCTAGCTATGAAGAAGCGTATCTCAAATTTGGGGATAAGCTTTTAGAATACGAGCTGTTGGGTAAGATCAAGCGCATCAATCATATCGTGGTGTTAGCGTGATTTTGGCATGCGATGTGGGGTTAAAACGCATTGGGATCGCTGCACTTTTAAACGGCGTTATCTTGCCATTAGAAGCGATTTTACGCCGCAACAGGAATCAGGCCGCTAGGGATTTGAGCGATTTATTAAAGGAAAAAAACATTCAAGTGCTAGTGGTGGGCAAGCCCCATGAAAGCTATGCAAATACCCGTGCACGCATTGAGCATTTTATCAAGTTTGTAGATTTTAAGGGCGAAATCGTTTTTATTAATGAAGACAGATCCAGCATAGAAGCCTATGAAAATTTAGAGCATTTGGGTAAGAAAAACAAGCGGCTCGCTATCAAAGACGGCCGGTTAGACTCTTTGAGCGCTTGCAGGATCTTAGAGCGCTATTGCCAGCAGGTTTTAAAAAACAAGCGATGAGAAATTGTAAAAAAAGGGTTGTAAGTTAGGAATTGAAACGGCATGCTTGATGCTCAAAATGGAAGGCTTGCTATTCTTTTAAGAAAATATTTTTACTAGAGAGTTTTAATCTTTTTTTGGTATTCTTTCAGAGATCATTAGTTTTAAAAATTCTTTAAAAACGGAT
This region of Helicobacter pylori genomic DNA includes:
- the ruvX gene encoding Holliday junction resolvase RuvX; protein product: MILACDVGLKRIGIAALLNGVILPLEAILRRNRNQAARDLSDLLKEKNIQVLVVGKPHESYANTRARIEHFIKFVDFKGEIVFINEDRSSIEAYENLEHLGKKNKRLAIKDGRLDSLSACRILERYCQQVLKNKR
- the dprA gene encoding DNA-processing protein DprA; the encoded protein is MKSNFQYSALENIPKAFDTLKDPPKKLYGVGDIKLLDAPLKVAIIGTRRPTPYSKQHTITLARELAKNGAVIVSGGALGVDIIAQENALPKTIMLSPCSLDFIYPTNNHKVIQEIAQNGLILSEYEKDFMPIKGSFLARNRLVIALSDAIIITQADLKSGSMSSARLAQKYQKPLFVLPQRLNESDGTNELLEKGQAQGIFNIQNFINTLLKDYHLKEMPEMEDEFLEYCAKNPSYEEAYLKFGDKLLEYELLGKIKRINHIVVLA